Proteins encoded by one window of Novipirellula artificiosorum:
- a CDS encoding O-antigen translocase — translation MIQSINRQDELTTREQDTRNSIVSADHKSESNSYGQVLKASSIIGGSQVVTVIIGMVRTKLVAMLIGPTGIGLVGMFQSITGLAAIIAGLGIQTSGVRDVAVAAGAADERRIAETVLTLRRVCWLTGLLGCFLLYLSAGFLSQKTFGSLDYVWAIRLLGLTILMGNIAGGQSAIIQGTRRIGDLARMRVLSAVGSTVVAVGFYVWMGIDGIIPALLAIGAITLAVSTYFAQRVPIQKSSIPLRESLRQARGLLNLGLAFVWSGLMATLVAYLTRVWIAAEIDLRSVGIYTAAFGLSGLFVQFVLQAMGADYYPRLTAVAHDPVQMNQLINQQTEIGLLLAFPGLLATLALAPLAIALFYTAEFAPAAGLLRWFVLGCMGRVISWPLGFSMLALSRGNLFALTETIFNLLHLAGIWVGLHYFGLQAVAVAFAFLYLVCTAGMLITTHYLTGFRWNHEVIKLLAWMIPVALVVLLLDGWLSPAFSSCFGVIATMVATVLCLRHLVTCLGTQHRISKTLLRIPGGIWFTRGLNQA, via the coding sequence TTGATTCAATCCATTAATCGGCAAGACGAACTGACGACTCGGGAACAGGACACTCGAAATTCAATAGTTTCGGCAGACCACAAATCTGAGTCGAACAGCTATGGTCAGGTACTGAAGGCATCGTCAATCATTGGTGGGTCCCAAGTGGTGACGGTGATCATCGGGATGGTCCGAACCAAGTTGGTGGCGATGCTGATCGGGCCGACCGGGATCGGGCTAGTCGGCATGTTCCAGTCGATCACTGGGCTGGCCGCTATCATCGCTGGACTGGGGATCCAAACCAGCGGGGTACGGGATGTCGCCGTGGCCGCCGGCGCTGCCGACGAGCGCCGTATTGCCGAAACGGTTTTGACCCTCCGCCGCGTCTGCTGGCTCACCGGACTTCTGGGTTGTTTCCTCCTCTATCTCAGTGCCGGTTTCCTAAGCCAAAAGACATTCGGTTCCCTCGACTACGTTTGGGCAATTCGTTTACTTGGCTTAACCATTTTGATGGGCAACATCGCCGGTGGACAATCGGCGATCATCCAAGGGACGCGTCGAATCGGCGATTTGGCGAGAATGCGAGTCCTCAGCGCAGTCGGTTCGACAGTGGTCGCGGTCGGTTTTTACGTCTGGATGGGAATCGATGGCATTATCCCCGCACTGCTAGCGATCGGCGCCATCACGCTGGCCGTTTCCACATATTTTGCCCAACGAGTACCGATTCAGAAAAGCTCCATACCATTGCGGGAGAGCTTGCGACAAGCCCGAGGACTCTTGAATCTTGGCCTAGCGTTTGTTTGGAGCGGGCTGATGGCCACGCTCGTCGCATACCTGACACGAGTTTGGATTGCGGCAGAAATCGACCTTCGTTCCGTAGGCATCTACACGGCGGCCTTTGGACTCTCGGGACTGTTTGTCCAGTTCGTGCTGCAGGCGATGGGTGCCGATTACTATCCGCGATTAACCGCGGTGGCGCATGATCCGGTCCAGATGAACCAGTTGATCAATCAGCAGACGGAGATTGGATTACTGTTGGCATTCCCGGGATTACTGGCAACTCTTGCGCTTGCACCGTTAGCCATTGCGTTGTTTTACACAGCGGAATTTGCACCGGCGGCGGGGCTCCTTCGATGGTTCGTCCTGGGCTGCATGGGGCGGGTTATATCCTGGCCCTTGGGGTTTTCGATGCTCGCACTGAGCCGAGGCAATCTTTTTGCCCTTACCGAAACGATCTTTAATCTACTGCACTTGGCGGGAATTTGGGTTGGACTTCATTACTTTGGTCTGCAGGCGGTCGCGGTCGCCTTTGCGTTCCTCTATTTGGTCTGTACGGCGGGCATGCTAATCACGACGCATTACTTGACAGGCTTTCGCTGGAACCATGAAGTCATCAAATTGCTCGCTTGGATGATACCGGTTGCCTTGGTCGTCCTTTTGCTCGACGGCTGGTTGTCACCAGCTTTCAGTTCCTGTTTTGGCGTCATAGCGACAATGGTGGCAACGGTCCTGTGCCTTAGGCATCTGGTGACGTGTTTAGGTACCCAGCACCGCATTTCAAAAACCTTACTTCGCATTCCCGGTGGTATTTGGTTCACACGAGGACTAAACCAGGCATGA
- a CDS encoding glycosyltransferase, with protein sequence MTNTGKDALERPLVTFSLLAYNQEKYIRKAVEGAFAQTYSPLEIILSDDCSTDSTFSIIQEMVADYHGRHRVQVIRNEKNLGLIGHINKVLSTVKTDWVVLAAGDDVSLDHRCQEIVERVRREPDLKGLFSGYIECDELLCPIRTVTPLQASNIGALQVCRGGGYVFPGATFAIHQDCFTLFGPLRPRILAEDWVLPLRAAVLGKIGFLKSSLVKKRGLSESLTRVNKRIMGDILPKNSCPEEIYENLATIRRAHRSGEISLLKSKTLAITIQLHWNIRCCECANEPVGTLRLLRGLASSFILMRLRDTIRLSENCLTLFLNKSRARSQEKCKNL encoded by the coding sequence ATGACAAACACGGGCAAAGACGCACTCGAACGTCCGTTAGTCACCTTCTCGCTTCTTGCTTACAATCAAGAGAAGTATATCCGAAAGGCAGTAGAAGGTGCCTTCGCCCAGACCTATTCGCCCTTGGAAATAATTCTCTCTGATGATTGTTCTACAGATTCAACATTTTCAATCATTCAAGAAATGGTCGCAGACTATCATGGCCGCCACCGCGTTCAGGTCATTCGAAACGAAAAAAACCTTGGTCTGATAGGCCATATCAACAAAGTGTTGTCAACGGTCAAGACAGATTGGGTAGTATTGGCTGCTGGAGACGATGTTTCACTCGATCACCGATGCCAGGAAATAGTTGAGAGGGTAAGGAGGGAACCTGATTTAAAGGGTCTGTTTTCGGGTTACATTGAATGCGATGAATTGCTGTGTCCGATTCGTACCGTGACCCCGTTGCAAGCATCAAATATTGGCGCGTTGCAGGTCTGTCGTGGCGGCGGGTATGTTTTCCCTGGGGCAACTTTTGCCATCCACCAAGATTGCTTTACGCTCTTTGGTCCTCTTCGGCCTAGGATTCTAGCCGAGGATTGGGTATTGCCGCTTCGCGCGGCAGTACTGGGAAAAATTGGTTTCCTTAAGAGCAGTCTCGTTAAGAAACGAGGACTCTCAGAGTCGCTGACACGTGTAAACAAACGAATAATGGGGGACATTCTACCAAAAAACAGTTGCCCTGAAGAAATATACGAAAACCTCGCTACAATCCGAAGGGCCCACCGATCAGGTGAGATCAGTCTCTTGAAGTCGAAAACGCTTGCTATCACTATTCAGCTGCATTGGAATATCCGTTGCTGCGAATGTGCAAATGAGCCGGTTGGCACGCTGCGTCTGCTTAGAGGACTGGCATCCAGTTTCATATTAATGCGACTTCGGGATACTATTCGTTTATCTGAAAACTGCCTGACGCTGTTCCTCAACAAGAGCAGAGCACGCAGTCAAGAGAAATGCAAGAACCTTTGA
- a CDS encoding glycosyltransferase family 2 protein: protein MMKVPFRKGTVTVVIPAYNSEKTIIEALESVLSQTLLPSEIIVIDDGSVDGTGRIANGLSDLINVIRQENSGSSAARNRGIKEARGEWIAFLDADDQWKSNRLESQFKLLRECPNIMWMSGMYDIVRSRKVVGQSSLGMLCDLAETTCVVPDALELLASGASLWTGTVLVKRSALSEVGDFDVRQRTSHDTDMWIRLGVRFPRIGFVRIPIAKYAIGREASLTATAVADSDETSILMLERIIATLPHVPENRRGHLLTFANMRATQTLQCAIRAGRTKHARRLMNELRNLKLNGWPFWYSMATSIPEHVAIPATSFARRLLRRGI from the coding sequence ATGATGAAAGTACCGTTTCGCAAAGGCACTGTTACGGTTGTTATTCCTGCTTACAACTCGGAAAAGACAATTATTGAGGCCCTTGAGAGTGTATTATCGCAGACACTCCTACCGTCAGAGATCATAGTCATTGACGATGGATCCGTTGATGGTACAGGTCGTATTGCAAATGGCCTGTCGGACTTAATCAACGTCATTCGGCAAGAGAATTCCGGTTCAAGCGCTGCGAGGAATAGGGGGATAAAAGAGGCCCGTGGTGAGTGGATCGCCTTTCTTGACGCGGATGATCAGTGGAAGTCAAATCGTCTTGAGTCCCAATTCAAACTCTTGAGGGAATGCCCCAATATAATGTGGATGTCGGGCATGTACGATATTGTGAGAAGTAGGAAGGTGGTGGGGCAGTCGTCTCTTGGCATGCTTTGTGATCTTGCTGAGACCACATGCGTTGTGCCGGACGCGTTGGAACTGCTCGCGAGTGGGGCATCTCTATGGACCGGAACTGTCTTGGTCAAGAGATCAGCACTTTCCGAGGTTGGTGATTTTGATGTCCGGCAGCGAACGAGTCACGATACAGATATGTGGATCAGGCTAGGTGTTCGTTTTCCTCGCATTGGATTTGTTCGAATTCCAATCGCGAAATATGCTATCGGTAGAGAAGCCAGCCTGACCGCGACTGCCGTTGCGGATAGTGATGAGACCAGCATCCTTATGCTGGAGCGGATCATAGCAACACTGCCTCATGTACCAGAAAACCGGAGAGGTCACCTGTTAACGTTTGCAAACATGAGGGCAACCCAGACTCTTCAGTGCGCGATCCGTGCGGGAAGGACGAAGCACGCACGAAGGTTAATGAACGAACTGCGCAACTTAAAGCTTAACGGGTGGCCATTTTGGTATTCGATGGCAACTTCAATACCAGAACATGTCGCAATCCCCGCCACCTCCTTTGCAAGGCGCCTTCTGCGAAGAGGGATATAA